DNA sequence from the Terriglobia bacterium genome:
GCACGGCCAATGTCGTTGATGCGGATCACCAGAGGCTTGAAATTCTCGACCATGCGAACGGTTCGGACGTTCGCATAGATCAAGCCAGCCGACACCAGGGCCATCGCGAGCAGCGCGATCTTTAAATACGTATTTGTGACAATGGCGTCACCAAATTGCTCTGCATACAACTGCTTGGCAGCGTTGAAAGTGGCGTCCGGTTTGGTTTCTGTACTCATGATCACCCTCGACTGATGTACGCGACCATTGCCGCTGCCAGTCCCGAATCCGCTCCCGCCGCTCCGCTGAACAGGTGATTCGTCAAAGCCGGAATCTTCAGGAGTCCGTAAATCGCAATCAGCAAGAAGATAAACATCGCTGGAAACGCCGTCATCCATTGCTCCACTGTCATTCCGCCCGTATCAATGGCAAAAAACGCCAACAGAAGCTTCCCGAAGATGTAAACGAAGGCACTGGCAACGACCTGATAGAACGAGTACTGAAGAAAAGCCTTGAACCATCCCCAGAAGAGCCAGTCCATCTTGGGGACAACGAAGAACGGTATGAATACAGGCCCGACCAGCAACAACACGGCTTGGGCAATTAAGCCGAATCCTATGATCATGAGCACGACGGCCTGCACGGTAGCCAGAATCACGTACAGCACAACGAATGTCAGAGTCTCGTGAAAATTGATGGCGCTCGGCTGTTCCATTCCTTGCTCAACCTCAGTCACTTTGGTTTCGATCAGACGCGCCTGGTCCATGCCAATGCTGTTGGAGAGAGAGGAGGCCTCTTGCATCACCAAGTCCGGGAAGCTCATGCCAAAGCCGGGAATTGGCGTGCTGTAATACTTGACCATCGCAAACCCAAACGCGATCACAAGCAACAAGCGGCTGAAGCGGGCGAAGTTGAAACCTTCGCCACCTTCAGCGCTTGAGAAAGCCGACTGCACTCCAAACCACGCAATAAGGATCGTCGCAAAGCCGCGGAAGAGGTTCTGGCCCATTCCAACGAACAGGTCGAGCTTCGAGGTCATCAGGCCTCGAATGATGTCTTCGAGGGAGGTGAGCGGATCTTGAACGGGAGCAAACATTTCATACTCCCGCGTTACCGGCCCGTAGGCGTTTGAAGCTGTGTCGGGATGGAGCCGGTGAAACTCATGGTGTCCGAGAAGTGCTGTTGCCGATACAGTTCTGTGTTGATGGTGCCAACGCCCGTCGTGCGGTTGCGTTCGGTCGTCACAAGTTGCTGTTCCAGGAGCGATGCCAAGAGTTTGTTTGTGTCCTGCATGGTGCGAACAAGCAACATGCTGGCGGAATTGATCTTGTTCAGAACCGCGACCTGTGTGTTGAGATCAGAGTCGGACGACAGCGAGTCGTCTTCGAGTTGCTTGATGTGCGTCTCAAGTTGCTGAGCATGGTTCCGCATCTCGCCTATTGTGGCCATGCTGTTAACCGTGGAGCCATCTGATAACTCTTCCAGCCCATACGAACGCTTGAGGCCGTCGAAGGTGTTCACTCCGGTTGGATCGCTCAGAGACCTATTGATCTGCCCGTACCCCTGCTGCGCAATGCTGTAAGTTCCCGAGTTGATGCCATTGACCCAGCGGGACGTGTTGCCGAGCGTGTTGGCCGCGCTCAGGTTCGTCCAGAGCGTAGGAATGGCGCGATAACGGGCCACCATGTTCTGGAGTTGGCGAGCCTGAGACTGGATAAACATGAATTGCTGCATGTGCACGTTGTACGACTGCTGAAGCTGCTGCAATTGTTTCTGCAATTGCAGATAGCGCAGCACGGCGTTGTGGTAGTTCGTTGGGTCGTACACAATTCCGCTGCCAAGTTGAGCGAAGACGGGGCTGACTCCGAAAGCCAGCACGAGCGATATCAACGCGATTTTGTATTTCATATGTACTCCTTAAATGTCCGAGGGCATTTCGTGTTGTGCGTAGTCGGGAACGAGAAGGTCTTGCATGAGGTACACCTTCACGCGGTGCCCTTCTCGAATGGTGATCGTTGGGAGCAGGTTCAGGAACCTGTCCAGAATGTGCATTGACGATTGCGAAAGGCTTGTGGCGACGCCCTGTCGGTAGGCATCTGCCGGAGTCTCGGCTAGTCCGAGACTCGTTGTGTTGGTGCCGACTTGGGC
Encoded proteins:
- a CDS encoding type IV secretion system protein, coding for MFAPVQDPLTSLEDIIRGLMTSKLDLFVGMGQNLFRGFATILIAWFGVQSAFSSAEGGEGFNFARFSRLLLVIAFGFAMVKYYSTPIPGFGMSFPDLVMQEASSLSNSIGMDQARLIETKVTEVEQGMEQPSAINFHETLTFVVLYVILATVQAVVLMIIGFGLIAQAVLLLVGPVFIPFFVVPKMDWLFWGWFKAFLQYSFYQVVASAFVYIFGKLLLAFFAIDTGGMTVEQWMTAFPAMFIFLLIAIYGLLKIPALTNHLFSGAAGADSGLAAAMVAYISRG